One genomic region from Microbispora sp. ZYX-F-249 encodes:
- a CDS encoding ClpP family protease has translation MSQYTIPYVVEKTPVGERSFDIFSRLLNERIIFLGTEIDDGVANVVMAQLLHLEAESPDQEINLYINSPGGSSTAMLAIYDTMQFIRAKVATYCMGQAASAAAVLFAAGAPGRRFMLAHSRVLLHQPSTKGQGTISDLTLQADEVMRVRAQTEEILSRHTGVDVARLHEDTVRDRVFSAREAVEYGLADELLFTREPS, from the coding sequence ATGAGCCAGTACACGATCCCGTACGTGGTCGAGAAGACCCCGGTGGGGGAGCGGTCGTTCGATATCTTCAGCAGGCTGCTCAACGAGCGGATCATCTTCCTCGGCACCGAGATCGACGACGGCGTCGCGAACGTCGTGATGGCGCAGTTGCTCCACCTGGAGGCGGAGAGCCCGGACCAGGAGATCAACCTGTACATCAACTCCCCGGGCGGCTCGTCGACCGCGATGCTCGCGATCTACGACACCATGCAGTTCATCCGCGCGAAGGTCGCGACGTACTGCATGGGCCAGGCGGCCTCCGCGGCCGCGGTGCTGTTCGCCGCCGGCGCCCCCGGGCGGCGGTTCATGCTCGCCCACTCCCGCGTGCTGCTGCACCAGCCGTCCACGAAGGGCCAGGGCACCATCTCCGACCTCACCCTGCAGGCGGACGAGGTGATGCGCGTACGCGCGCAGACCGAGGAGATCCTGAGCCGTCACACCGGAGTGGACGTCGCGCGGCTGCACGAGGACACCGTCCGGGACCGGGTCTTCAGCGCCCGGGAGGCCGTCGAGTACGGCCTGGCCGACGAGCTGCTCTTCACCCGCGAGCCGTCGTAG
- a CDS encoding ClpP family protease, with product MNEKLFQQRTLLLTGEVDDEMAERVCAEMVLLASEDSERDIVLYINSPGGSVLAGLAIYDTMKLVPNDVVTVALGLAASMGQVLLASGTHGKRMSLAHSRIMMHQPSAGIGGTAIDISIQAENLKYMKRQSEEILAAETGRTVAEIAADSDRDRWFTAEQARDYGIIDEIVGSFHGLAPFAVSNRMGFSS from the coding sequence ATGAACGAGAAGCTGTTCCAGCAACGGACCCTGCTGTTGACCGGAGAGGTCGACGACGAGATGGCCGAGCGGGTGTGCGCCGAGATGGTGTTGCTGGCCTCGGAGGACTCCGAACGGGACATCGTCCTGTACATCAATTCGCCGGGAGGGTCCGTGCTGGCCGGGCTGGCGATCTACGACACGATGAAGCTGGTGCCGAACGACGTCGTCACCGTCGCGCTGGGGCTGGCGGCGAGCATGGGCCAGGTGCTGCTGGCCTCCGGCACGCACGGCAAGCGGATGAGCCTCGCGCACAGCCGCATCATGATGCATCAGCCGTCGGCCGGCATCGGCGGCACGGCGATCGACATCTCGATCCAGGCCGAGAACCTCAAGTACATGAAGCGGCAGTCCGAGGAGATCCTCGCGGCCGAGACGGGACGCACGGTCGCGGAGATCGCCGCCGACAGCGACCGCGACCGATGGTTCACCGCAGAGCAGGCCCGCGACTACGGGATCATCGACGAGATCGTCGGCTCATTCCACGGCCTCGCGCCCTTCGCCGTTTCCAACCGGATGGGGTTCTCGTCATGA
- a CDS encoding fumarylacetoacetate hydrolase family protein, whose product MKLVGIRDGRRVDVAVRIGDRVTPIAEVGDFYADLGRWLPQARRTDVGLHPVAEAELAPPVPPWARVVCVGLNYRSHAAVGGFTPPRHPTVSGRWASTLTVSGTPAPVPAGEPGLDWEGEVAAVVGRRLIDADEATAAASVLGYAAFNDLTARAAQKLTAQWTLGKNADRSGPMGPLVTADEVGDLADGLRLRTRVNGETVQDGNTRDMIFGVGELLSLVSHAFTLQPGDVLATGTPEGVGYVRDPPRFLRPGDVVEVEIDRLGVLRTPIVGPEQRP is encoded by the coding sequence GTGAAGCTCGTCGGCATTCGCGACGGGCGACGGGTGGACGTCGCCGTCCGGATCGGCGACCGGGTCACCCCGATCGCCGAGGTCGGCGACTTCTACGCCGACCTCGGCCGCTGGCTGCCGCAGGCCCGCCGTACGGACGTCGGGCTGCACCCGGTCGCGGAGGCCGAGCTCGCGCCGCCGGTGCCGCCGTGGGCCCGGGTGGTCTGCGTCGGGCTCAACTACCGGTCGCACGCGGCGGTGGGCGGCTTCACCCCGCCACGGCATCCGACCGTCTCCGGCCGCTGGGCCTCGACCCTCACAGTGAGCGGGACTCCCGCTCCGGTGCCGGCCGGTGAGCCCGGCCTGGACTGGGAGGGCGAGGTCGCCGCCGTCGTGGGACGGCGGCTGATCGACGCCGACGAGGCGACCGCCGCGGCGTCCGTGCTCGGCTACGCCGCCTTCAACGACCTCACCGCCCGCGCCGCGCAGAAGCTCACCGCGCAGTGGACGCTGGGCAAGAACGCCGACCGCAGCGGACCCATGGGGCCGCTGGTCACCGCCGACGAGGTGGGCGACCTGGCCGACGGGCTGCGCCTGCGGACCCGGGTCAACGGCGAGACCGTCCAGGACGGGAACACGCGCGACATGATCTTCGGTGTCGGCGAGCTGCTGTCGCTGGTCAGCCATGCGTTCACCCTCCAGCCGGGCGACGTGCTCGCCACCGGCACGCCGGAGGGCGTGGGCTACGTGCGCGACCCGCCGCGCTTCCTGCGGCCGGGGGACGTGGTCGAGGTGGAGATCGACCGGCTCGGCGTGCTGCGCACGCCCATCGTCGGCCCGGAGCAGCGGCCGTGA